Proteins encoded by one window of Chondromyces crocatus:
- a CDS encoding urease accessory protein UreF produces the protein MNALLLLLQLSDSAFPTGGFAHSSGLEAAAQLGEIQGHGALFRIVQHSLHQTTRSALPLLLPAYRAPSRLFELDRLCEASTTCAVANRASRVQGRAWLATTASTFGSTALWELRKDLRASGQPGHLAPLFGVIAHHLDLGSEDPARLFLFLHLRGLLSSAVRLGLIGPLEAQGIQARFGPLLESLCARARSFTEDDLATTAPLLDVFQSHHDRLYSRLFSS, from the coding sequence ATGAATGCTCTCCTGCTCCTGCTTCAGCTCTCGGACTCGGCCTTCCCCACGGGAGGGTTCGCGCACTCCAGCGGCCTGGAAGCGGCGGCGCAGCTCGGTGAAATCCAGGGGCATGGCGCATTGTTCCGCATCGTCCAGCACAGCCTCCACCAGACGACGCGGAGCGCGCTCCCCCTTCTCCTCCCGGCATACCGGGCGCCCAGCCGTTTGTTCGAGCTGGATCGTCTCTGCGAGGCCTCCACGACGTGCGCGGTCGCGAACCGCGCCAGCCGCGTGCAAGGGCGGGCATGGCTCGCCACCACGGCCTCGACGTTCGGCTCGACGGCGCTGTGGGAACTTCGCAAGGACCTGCGCGCCTCCGGGCAGCCAGGGCATCTCGCGCCCCTGTTCGGGGTCATCGCGCATCACCTCGATCTTGGTTCGGAGGATCCTGCACGACTCTTTCTCTTCCTTCATCTCCGGGGACTTCTATCGAGCGCGGTTCGCCTCGGTCTCATCGGGCCGCTGGAAGCGCAAGGCATCCAGGCCCGCTTCGGTCCACTGCTCGAGTCTCTCTGTGCGCGGGCTCGGTCCTTCACGGAGGACGATCTCGCGACGACCGCCCCCCTCCTCGATGTCTTCCAGAGTCATCACGACCGCCTCTATTCGCGGCTGTTTTCGAGCTGA
- the ureG gene encoding urease accessory protein UreG: MECHGPARSHSRSHAHAHVHSQRHPFHAHGHGHTHEPLGGPGDFHHRDRPLRRDYEDRAFTVGIGGPVGSGKTALVLALCRALRDRIGLSVVTNDIFTREDSEFLLRHQALPADRIRAVETGGCPHAAIREDIASNLLALEELSELHGPEILLIESGGDNLAANFSRELADYIIYVIDVAGGDKVPRKGGPGITQSDLLVINKTDLATAVGADLSVMDRDAKAIRADGPIVFAQVKNGVGVDLIIDHILHAHQHALGIAH; the protein is encoded by the coding sequence ATCGAATGTCATGGCCCGGCGCGTTCGCATTCTCGATCGCATGCGCATGCGCATGTCCATTCACAGCGTCATCCCTTTCATGCACACGGTCACGGTCACACGCACGAGCCACTCGGGGGGCCTGGCGATTTTCACCACCGTGACCGCCCCCTCCGGCGTGACTACGAAGACCGGGCATTCACCGTCGGCATCGGTGGCCCTGTCGGCAGCGGCAAGACCGCGCTGGTCCTTGCGCTCTGTCGTGCCCTGCGTGACCGGATCGGGCTCTCGGTGGTGACGAACGACATCTTCACCCGGGAGGACAGCGAATTTCTTCTGCGCCACCAGGCGCTGCCCGCCGACAGGATCCGCGCAGTCGAAACGGGTGGCTGTCCGCACGCGGCCATCCGGGAGGACATCGCGTCCAACCTGCTGGCCCTCGAGGAGCTGTCCGAGCTGCACGGTCCCGAGATTCTGCTGATCGAATCGGGTGGGGACAACCTGGCAGCGAACTTCAGCCGAGAGCTGGCTGATTACATCATCTATGTGATCGACGTAGCCGGAGGGGACAAGGTGCCCCGCAAGGGTGGGCCCGGGATCACGCAGTCGGACCTCCTGGTCATCAACAAAACGGACCTCGCGACCGCCGTCGGCGCAGATCTCTCGGTGATGGACCGGGACGCGAAGGCGATCCGGGCCGATGGACCGATCGTGTTTGCTCAGGTGAAGAATGGGGTAGGGGTCGACCTGATCATCGATCACATCCTGCATGCCCATCAGCACGCACTCGGGATTGCGCATTGA